One Solanum lycopersicum chromosome 2, SLM_r2.1 genomic region harbors:
- the LOC101248255 gene encoding RHOMBOID-like protein 9, chloroplastic has product MVCTTVSLGKVHSMGCIPQKVVPILSHVYREDNRLFPLVPQLSRTSLRRLFWTVKSSLSNQEKQLRALDSYFQKLHDSTGASSSIEIEKLTGKNHRPKAEKALRSLDYFRGKEPKFHTFSSSDENTIEEASYFSMKMINRGGKAKKLEQYMKLKAKDIESSNEESSSFYLIGVLASINIAVFLFETASPVRNSEVGMLSLPMVYGAKINHLILLGEWWRLLTPMFLHSGVLHIALGCWVLLCFGPQVCKAYGSFPFVLIYVLGGISGNLISFLHTAEPTVGGTGPAFALIGAWLIYQVQNKDMLGKEAAKSMMDKAIIATAISFVLSNFGPIDDWAHFGATLMGIAYGYLVCPSAQVENIASPESGQKEGMRLVKQYSDPCKSLISFSVFIILFASLLLIIEPPLNAIAGAGDKFYIS; this is encoded by the exons ATGGTCTGTACTACAGTATCATTAGGGAAAGTTCATAGCATGGGATGCATTCCGCAAAAGGTTGTGCCTATATTAAGCCATGTATATAGGGAGGATAACAGATTGTTTCCACTCGTACCCCAGCTTTCGCGTACTTCTCTGAGAAGATTATTTTGGACAGTGAAATCTTCATTGAGTAATCAGGAGAAGCAACTGAGAGCCTTAGATTCTTACTTCCAAAAGCTTCATGATAGCACGGGAGCTTCATCTTCGATTGAGATAGAAAAACTAACAGGAAAAAATCATCGGCCTAAAGCAGAGAAGGCACTACGATCATTGGATTACTTTCGTGGAAAAG AGCCAAAATTCCACACATTTTCATCTTCTGATGAGAATACAATTGAAGAAGCATCCTATTTTTCCATGAAAATGATCAACAGAGGTGGCAAGGCTAAGAAACTAGAACAGTACATGAAGTTAAAAGCTAAGGATATTGAGAGTTCGAACGAAGAATCATCTAGTTTTTACTTGAT AGGAGTACTGGCTTCTATTAACATTGCAGTATTCCTCTTTGAGACAGCTAGTCCAGTCAGGAACTCGGAAGTAGGGATGTTGTCACTACCAATGGTATATGGCGCGAAGATAAATCATTTGATCCTACTTGGTGAATGGTGGAGGCTTTTAACACCGATGTTTCTG CACTCAGGAGTCCTTCACATAGCCCTTGGATGTTGGGTGCTTCTATGTTTTGGGCCTCAAGTATGTAAAGCATATGGTTCATTTCCATTTGTCCTGATATATGTTCTTGGAGGAATTTCTGGTAACCTCATCAGTTTTCTTCACACCGCGGAGCCAACTGTTGGAGGAACT GGACCTGCTTTTGCTCTAATAGGAGCTTGGCTCATCTATCAAGTCCAGAACAAAGACATGCTAGGAAAAGAAGCTGCTAAAAGCATGATGGATAAGGCGATAATAGCAACTGCTATCAGCTTTGTGCTAAGCAACTTTGGGCCTATAGATGACTG GGCACATTTTGGAGCCACATTGATGGGAATAGCATATGGTTATCTTGTATGTCCAAGTGCTCAAGTGGAAAATATTGCATCTCCAGAAAGTGGTCAAAAAGAAGGAATGAGACTAGTTAAACAATATTCAGATCCTTGTAAATCCCTTATTTCCTTCTCAGTCTTCATTATCCTGTTTGCTTCTTTGCTTTTGATAATAGAACCTCCTCTCAACGCAATAGCAGGAGCTGGAGACAAGTTCTATATAAGCTGA